Proteins encoded within one genomic window of Cucumis sativus cultivar 9930 chromosome 3, Cucumber_9930_V3, whole genome shotgun sequence:
- the LOC101203602 gene encoding rho GDP-dissociation inhibitor 1, whose protein sequence is MEVGKRLEEEAGPSSAGKVDEFRHEKESEESEVDDKDGFTPGPLLSLKEQLEKDKDDESLRRWKEKLLGCLESDLSEQREPEVKFHSIGIISDEFGEVNTPLPVNENESGRVLFTLQEGSRYQLRLTFTVTHNIVSGLSYSNKVWRGGLIVDQTQGMLGTFAPQREPYVETLEEETTPSGILARGIYSAKLKFEDDDKRCYMELPYSFEIKKSS, encoded by the exons ATGGAGGTTGGGAAGAGGCTTGAGGAGGAAGCAGGGCCGTCGTCCGCCGGAAAAGTTGATGAGTTCCGTCATGAAAAGGAGAGTGAGGAATCAGAGGTTGATGATAAAGATGGGTTCACTCCAGGGCCTCTGCTTTCACTCAAGGAACAGCTTGAGAAGGACAAG GATGATGAAAGCCTAAGAAGGTGGAAAGAAAAGTTGCTTGGGTGCTTAGAAAGTGATCTGAGCG AACAAAGGGAACCTGAAGTCAAGTTTCATTCCATTGGAATTATCTCTGATGAATTTGGAGAAGTCAATACTCCATTGCCtgtaaatgaaaatgaaagtggtCGTGTTCTTTTTACCCTTCAAGAAGGATCTCGGTACCAACTTAGGTTGACGTTTACAGTTACGCATAACATCGTCTCTGGCCTGTCCTACTCAAACAAAGTCTGGAGAGGAGGATTGATAG TCGATCAAACTCAAGGAATGTTAGGTACTTTTGCTCCTCAACGTGAACCGTATGTCGAAACCTTGGAGGAGGAAACCACTCCTTCTGGTATACTTGCGAGGGGTATTTACTCTGCAAAGCTTAAG TTCGAAGATGATGACAAACGGTGTTACATGGAACTCCCGTATTCCTTTGAGATCAAAAAGAGCAGTTAG